DNA sequence from the Selenomonas timonae genome:
CGCATCCCCTCGATACTGCTTATACTTTCGCCTTCCTACCATGCTGCTTGCATCGGGAGCCAACACCGTAATTTTTTTATAGTATCTCTTTGGTAAGCGCGCAAGCAAAAAATCCGGATACACCAAAATCTTATCATACACATCCAAGGGGATATCCAAAGAGCGCAAAGCCCGCCCCCATGTATGAAGCTGTCGTACATATTTATTTCCAGACACAGGCACAATGATTGTCGTAACATCATGGGCAGTACTGTTTGTCAAAAATTGCTCAATCTCCCAGATCAGACCGGAGGGACCTCCCCTATTCTCCCGATCGGGTGGAATTGATGTGACAATCGCGATCCGCACAAACCATCACTCCTCTCAATATGCAAGCCCAACTTTTTTCTTGATCTTAACCCAAAGATTCTTACTGCGCAATCGGAAGTAATGCAGGTTAAAATACTTGCTGCGAATATGTGCAAAATTATCCACGGAGATTTCTTCCACTTCTAAGGCTTCGAAGGTGTTAGGAATAATCTTAAATCGCTGCACATTCTCCATTTTTTCCAAGCGAACATCCATTGGACGAGCCTGCATGTGGATATACAGATATTCCTGCTTCTGCAATTCGCCCCGTTCGATCCAATAACGTGACAGAATACCATCGTCCCACACGAAAATCGCACGCTTCAACTTTTCATTATGATAGCACCTCTCCACAGGATCCCAAGAAGTCAAGCGAAAATCCGAGGACTTCGTATAGATATTTGCCTGATACTCTGTTGTACGAATACGTTTTCCGCACGATTCAAAGATTGTATTGATACTGTCCTTGAATTCTTCATCAAAGCTGTGATTCTTACGATCTGTATAGACTTCACGATATCGACTGTGACCGTTCAGAGGCTGCAGAAAGATACGATTATTTTCCTCATCATTGCGAAAGACCGTACAGTGTCCGAAAATGCCGATTTTATCGTAGTCTCGGATATCCTGTTCCGAAATGAAATCGCGAATCCGCCCAAAAATAAGGTCGGTATCACAGTGCCCCCATGCAGTATATCCAGTGAGATATTCTTCAAAGATGTATCCATAAGCAGGTTTGAAGTCGCAGAGTTTATAGGGGCGTTCCAAGGCAATCGGAAAATCAAATTTACTCTGCACCATTGCCTGCATTTCAGCAAAGCTCATGTAATGTATAATAACATTAGGTGGACAAGAAAAAGCTCTGCGATCATCCGTAAAAATCAGCCAATCACAGTCCGGATTATGCGCACAGGATTCCAAGAACAACGGGAAATAATTATTAAATCGACCAAAATACGGGATGATGAAGGCAACTTTTTTCACAGCTAAAAAATCCTCCTAAAGGAACATCGTCCGCCATGTCAATTCATAATTCAAATCAAACGAGCGTTTACCAATCTGCTCAGCCGGCATACCGCCAACAATCGCATAGGGGGCTACATCCTTTACTACCACGGCGCCGGGCAAAATGACTGCCCCTTCACCGATGGTCACCCCCGGCATAATCATTGCACGCGTACCAATCCACACGCGATTCCCAATGCAAACAGGCTTGGAATAAAACGCAAAATCCGGTGAATCTATCTCATGCCCTCCCGTATAGAGCGCTGCCTCGGCAGATATATTCACATTGTCCCCGATCACAAGCCCTCCCCTGCCATCCAGGACACAGAGACGGTTGATTGCGGTGTTGCGACCGATCTTAATTGGAGAAAACAGATTCGGATAAATATATACATTCATGTGAATGTACGTATGATAGGATATATTATGCCGCAGAACATACCGTATAAAAAGCCAACGCAGTCGATGAACGGGAATCTTATTAACGATATGATTCGACAGATATTCAAAGATAAACATGTAGACGAACTTCATAACGACCTTGCATACGTAGAGCCGTTTGATAAAAAAAAGGAACTCCTTCATGCCGCCTCCACCTTATCGCAAATATTTTCTCAGCCGCTCTGCCAGCCATGTCATCCCCATAACACCAAACGCACATCTCCATTTGCAGAGTGCATAATAAACACGCCACTTCATCTGCAATCGTGATAATGGCAGCTGCGCAAGTGCGCTTCGCAGTTCATCATCTCCCAACAGCTCCGCAATCAGTTGATGTTTCCTCAACAACGATTCCGAGGAGTTCAGGATGTTTCTCACATAATTCAAGCAGGTAAGCGCCTTGCGGTTACGAAGTGCCTCTTCGTAATCCTGCCCCAGACCATGTTCAACGATATAGTCCGCTAAGAATTTATGAAAGTTTTTCCTTGTTCGCACAAGTTTATCATTATACGAATGAACAATCGATGTAGCGTTCTGCTTGTTGTAGTGATAAAAAACATTCGGCAAATAGATTACACGCGAAAAGCGTGCAAAAAGCTGCGCGTTAAACCAAGCGTCCTCAGCTGAGCCAATTACATCAACATCTGTAAAACGCAGATCCTTTGCAAGTCTAGCATAATACATTTTTCCCCATGCAGTATTCAATTCATCTAAGGCTACAGGATTATAAACTTCATTATTGGTAAGCCCAAAAAAACGTCGATGAAGAAGATTTTTCACCTCTTCGTCTAAAAAAGCACGCTCCTCTTCTCCTAAGATATACGTTTTTGGGATCACATCCCCAAACTCCCTTATATATGGAAAAATTACGCAATCAGTATCATTATTTTCTTTAAATGCCGCTACACAAATATCAAGACAAGATCCATCCAACCAATCGTCAGAATCCAAAAACATCAACAAATCGCCCCTCGCTCTTGAGAGACCAGTATTTCGAGCAGCAGGAAGCCCACCATTTTGCTGATGAATAGCCAAACAAGATACATGCTCTCGCGCATAGCTGTCACATAGTTCCCCACTGCCATCGGTAGACCCGTCATCAACAAGAATGACTTCATAGTTCGTATACGTTTGTGAAAAGACACTTTCCATACAGCGCGGGAGGTATTGCTTTACATTATAGACAGGAATGACGATGCTCACCTTATATGACAATCTTTCACTTTCTTTCTAAGGTCGTTACATAAAGCCTCTCATACAAAGAAACAATATTACGCCTCATTCCAATTCCGGTAAAATTCAACTCATACAGCTTTCTTGCCTGTTTTCCAACGGCACTCATGCTGTTTTTGTTTAAGGAACACAAAACCTCATTCAAAGAACTTCCATCCGAATCCATATCAAATAACCAACCGCTTTCATTGGGACGAACGATCTCCGGGAGTGCCCCCTGCCTACTTGCAATCACAGGCATCCCATTACGCATTGCTTCTACTGCAACGAGACCAAACGCCTCCCAACGAGATGGCATAATAAGAGCATCACAAAGCCTGTAATATCCGTCAAGCTTTTGGCGATCAACCCACCCCAAAAACGTAACACGTTCATCGGATATAGATATGGTCTGATTATCTATTACTGATGCACCAATGATATATAAATGAACGTCCCTTCTCTTTATATCATGTTGGAAGTGCTGCAGTAGCCAGTCTAGTCCCTTTTGGCGATCAAAACGTCCTACAAAAAGAAGGTTGATCTTATTGGGATCAAACCCGCCAATCGCAGTCACCCCCGACTTCGGAGCATCCACACCATTATATATTCGCATCATCTTTTCTCTTGGTAATCCGTATATAAGAGCTGCATTTTGTTCATAATCCGAAACATTGATGATGCAATCCGTCACGTTTGCGAGCAATCTTTCAATAAGCGCATATATTTTTTTGTATATAGCAGATGTATCTCTCAAAAAAGCCCAGCCATGAGCATTGTATATAATTTTTTTCTTTTTTTTTGGTATAAATAAATATGGAAAGCGAACAAAAACTCCTGCCCACGTGCTGTGAACCATCAATATATCAGGATCTATCCGATAAATCAATTTCTGAATGCGAATTATCGCCAGAGGAATATCCGAAATTTTTCTTATATAGGGATAGTAATAAACTTTTGATGACGGCAATTCCCAATTTGTATCTGACATAGGTCGACTCAACACTAAATAATTATCTACAGCTGATGTTTCATCTGAAAACAGTGTATGCAAATAGGTCGCCACTCCGCCTTTCACGTACTCCCCAATATGCAATACCTTCAATACATTCCCACCTCGATGTAAATTTTAATAAGCACCTTTTCCAGTCAATACAATCTTAGCCGTCTTAAACAGATACATCAAATCAAGCCAGATCGACCAGTTACGCACATACCATGTATCCATGGCGACACGCCCCGCAAAGCTAACATCATTTCGTCCGCTGGTCTGCCAAAAGCCTGTGACTCCAGGAACGGTGAGCGTAATTGTGGAAAGATATTCACCGATATCCTCTTTTTCCCGCGGAAGATAGGGACGAGGACCGACAAGGCTCATGTCCCCCTTGATGACATTCAGAATCTGCGGGAGTTCGTCTAAGCTGTACTTCCGAATCCATCTTCCAACTTTCGTCACACGGGGATCGTAATCTCGAAGTTTCGCAAATGTATTCCACTCTTCTTGTGCTGCGGAATGCGCCGCAAGATACTCTTTCAAAATCTCGCCGGCATTCGTATGCATGGAGCGAAACTTATAGCAGGTAAATGTTTTCCCATGCTTGCCGATTCGTTGAGCGTTGAAGAACGCAGACCCCTTCGAATCAAGGGTAATACAAATTGCAATAACAAGCAGAATGGGAAGAATAGAAACACACAGCAAACCGCCGACAGCGATGTCAAAAAATCGTTTGAACATGCGATTCCTACGACGTGCCAGATTGTTTCGGAGGGACAGCATCATAATCTGCTCATTGAACAGTGTCTGCGCCTCTACATTGTAAAGTGGAACACCGATGAGATCGGGAACGAAAATAATATCCCTTACATAAGGCTGTATGTGTTCTAAGAGTGCTTGCAGTTTCTCCTTCTCCATCCCCGGCACTGTGACAATGACCGTCTTAACACCAGAGTCATGCACAATTTCTGCCGCATTGTCCAATGTGCCCATCAGAAGAAATTTCTGCGGCAGTGTTTGCGAAACGGGGTTGTCGTCCAATATGCCGATCACTTTATACCGATAGCCCAGATCCCGTTCAAAGGAACGCAGGACTTGCTCCGCCGTTTTTCCTGCACCAATGAGAATAACAGGTTTCATGAACGTGTTCGTTCCCTTAAGGAACTTCAACAGAGCGTATCGAGTAGCATAGACATTGAACAATGCGAGCACGCCAAACAAGACGACGTAGAGACGCGAGGCAAGCACACTTGCCTGCATAAAGTAAAGAGCTAGGATACAGGTAATGAGTGCATACAGAACGGCGTAGAAGATCTGGCGTACTGTCTCCAATATTGGCTGCATCTTTGTGTAGGTCTGCGAGATGGCAAGGAATGCAATGAATACAAGAGGAATCCAAAAGTAGAGATAGGCATCGGGAACGTGATAGGATGTCCCTATCAAGAGGCCGTAGAGGTCATGCAGTCCAAACGCCATCTTCTCCGCAACGAGGATAGCGAGATAATCAAAAACAATAAAAAGGAGAGGTGCACATATTCTACGAATGCGCGTGGGAATCCGTGTTCTCGTTTGCATGAATATGCTCCCCTCCTTTTCTGTATTATGCTTCACGTCGATAGGCAAGCAGACTGTATCCCATGGCAAGCAGGACACCGACGACAAAACCAATCGCCGTAATCAACTTCTTGCGCGGAGCAACGGGCTTCTCGATATCCGGCAGATTCGCCGGATCAATGATCTGAATGTCCATGCTCTCCATCGCTGACTGAATCTTATTCTGTTCATACTGTTTGACGAGGTTCAGATATACCTCATTTTTGACCTTCGAGTCACGGCTGAGGCGCATGTAATCCATGACATCATCAGGGAAGGAGCCGAGTTCCGCCTCCTTCTTCGCCTGCTGTTCTTTCAGAGCGCTCTCACTCGCCGTGGCAACGGCAAGATTGACTGCAGCGAGCGCCCCCTTGCTGAGGAGCTGTGACTGTGTTGGATTCAATGTCGTCGCATTGGACTCAACTGTCGCGAGCACCTCTGCATCAAGGCTTCTCTGCAGCTGTTCGAGTTCCTTGCGTGCCTGCTGAACGCTGGGGTGTAGATCCGTATACTTCTGCTCGAGACCTACAATCTCGACACGCTTGGCAACAATCTGGTCGCGAATCTTTTGCACGGTTGTATTGTCAGAGATACTATACGCCCTGCTCGCAGATTTTTGTTCGCCGAGTTTTTCATTTGCAACGTCAAGGGATGCCTGCGCTGATTTTGCCTCCACCACGACTTCACTGATTGCTTTATCAAAGGCTGCCATCTGTTCAATCGCAGCCTTTGCCTGATCGTCTGGACTATAGACTTTGTGCTCACGACTGAACGCCGCAAGCTTCGCCTCCGCCTCCTCAGCTTCCTTCTTTGTCCCACTGATACGGTCATCGAGGAACTGCATCAGCAAAGACTGCGTTTGTTGATTCTTATCCGTCTGCATGAGGAGGAAGTTATCTACCACAGCTTGTGAGATACGCTGTGCTTCCTCAGGTGTATCACCAAGTGCAGTGACCTCAATGAGATTTGTTCCTTTTGTGTTTTTTATATCCAGATATTTCTTAGCAAATTTTTTTGTATCCGGACGTTCATCTGAATCAAAGTCCAAGCTGTCAATAATTGGTTCCAGAACAGTACGGGACTTCATCAACTCCATGTAGTTCATCGTTGGCGAGGAAACGCTCCCTCCGCCAAAGCCAAGTGCCGCCATCGCGGCAGCTGCGCCTGAAATATCAACTTTTGTAGCTGTTCTGGTCTGAACGAGGGTTGTGGACTCATACTGTTTCGGCAGAATAAGCGAAATCACAAGAGCAACAAGGGTACAGGCTCCCACAATCCCGAAAACAACCGTCTTGTGGTCGCCCATCACCCGAAAGAGCCGTGAGAGGTCAATCGTGTCTTCATTGTGTTCCATGATCTATTCCTCTCCCTCAGTCTGTCAACGCCTTATACGTCGCCCATACATTGATATACGGCAGGATATCTTCATTAAATTTGATCCCATCAGAGCGTGGTACGTACACAATGTCGCCGTCCTGTAGTGCGACATTCTGTGTGAGATCATGTTTCTTGATATAGTTTTTGATGTTGATCTGCTTATAATACATGGTATCGCCATCGACGCGGAGCACCTGCACCTTTGTACTGCGTCCACGCTTTGTAAAGCCACCTGCCGAAGAGATTGCTGCATAGGCGTTCAATGTGTCTACCTTCAGCTCATGTATTCCTGGCTGTTGAACCTCCCCCATCACATAGATCTTACGCTCACCATAACTCTTGACGAGGATTGACAAGTCTGGAAAGCGCAGATACTGGCGCAGCCTCTCAGAAACAACTTCTTTGGCCTCATCCAGTGTGAGTCCGGCAAGTTTGACCGAACCGGCATAGGGCAGCTGGACATAGCCATCAGGGCCAATCACAACATTATTCAGCCCATTCGTCTTTGCAGAATCGCTCGACTCAAAACTGGAGAAACCGACGATCTGAATCTCAAGCACATCATATTTCGTCAAACGATAGGTATCTAGGAGACGATCGCCCTTCAGGGTCGCGATCTGAAAGTCGCCGCCTTCAACGACGCGATAAGGCATATTGCTCGGCACATCCATTTTTTCAGAGGAGTCCACCGCCGCATACACAGACGGCGCCATAATTCCAACGCAGCCTGCAATCGTAACTGCACTAATAGCTGCAAGACTTTTCTTCCATATCATGAGCGTCTGACTCCTTTTCCTATGAGAACCTAGTCCTAATTATACAAAATTAAAATAAACTGTCAAGCCGTTGGCTTTCGTCAAAATAATTCCAATGTCTTGAGCAAAAAGACCCATCCAAAGATGGTAAAGCAAGAAAGCGCACTGCTGTAAACAACGCAGTTGCCCGCAAGCTCCGCATCCGCCTGCATCTGCTGCGCCATGGCAAAGCCGGCGACGGCGCAGGGTGTGGCAAACACGGCAATGAGCGTCACGAGCTCGACACCGCGAAAGCCAAGGATGATCGCAAGCGAAAGCACGATGACAGGCACAATGATGAGC
Encoded proteins:
- a CDS encoding DUF6625 family protein gives rise to the protein MKKVAFIIPYFGRFNNYFPLFLESCAHNPDCDWLIFTDDRRAFSCPPNVIIHYMSFAEMQAMVQSKFDFPIALERPYKLCDFKPAYGYIFEEYLTGYTAWGHCDTDLIFGRIRDFISEQDIRDYDKIGIFGHCTVFRNDEENNRIFLQPLNGHSRYREVYTDRKNHSFDEEFKDSINTIFESCGKRIRTTEYQANIYTKSSDFRLTSWDPVERCYHNEKLKRAIFVWDDGILSRYWIERGELQKQEYLYIHMQARPMDVRLEKMENVQRFKIIPNTFEALEVEEISVDNFAHIRSKYFNLHYFRLRSKNLWVKIKKKVGLAY
- a CDS encoding glycosyltransferase family 2 protein; amino-acid sequence: MSYKVSIVIPVYNVKQYLPRCMESVFSQTYTNYEVILVDDGSTDGSGELCDSYAREHVSCLAIHQQNGGLPAARNTGLSRARGDLLMFLDSDDWLDGSCLDICVAAFKENNDTDCVIFPYIREFGDVIPKTYILGEEERAFLDEEVKNLLHRRFFGLTNNEVYNPVALDELNTAWGKMYYARLAKDLRFTDVDVIGSAEDAWFNAQLFARFSRVIYLPNVFYHYNKQNATSIVHSYNDKLVRTRKNFHKFLADYIVEHGLGQDYEEALRNRKALTCLNYVRNILNSSESLLRKHQLIAELLGDDELRSALAQLPLSRLQMKWRVYYALCKWRCAFGVMGMTWLAERLRKYLR
- a CDS encoding glycosyltransferase family 4 protein, with protein sequence MKVLHIGEYVKGGVATYLHTLFSDETSAVDNYLVLSRPMSDTNWELPSSKVYYYPYIRKISDIPLAIIRIQKLIYRIDPDILMVHSTWAGVFVRFPYLFIPKKKKKIIYNAHGWAFLRDTSAIYKKIYALIERLLANVTDCIINVSDYEQNAALIYGLPREKMMRIYNGVDAPKSGVTAIGGFDPNKINLLFVGRFDRQKGLDWLLQHFQHDIKRRDVHLYIIGASVIDNQTISISDERVTFLGWVDRQKLDGYYRLCDALIMPSRWEAFGLVAVEAMRNGMPVIASRQGALPEIVRPNESGWLFDMDSDGSSLNEVLCSLNKNSMSAVGKQARKLYELNFTGIGMRRNIVSLYERLYVTTLERK
- the wbaP gene encoding undecaprenyl-phosphate galactose phosphotransferase WbaP, which gives rise to MQTRTRIPTRIRRICAPLLFIVFDYLAILVAEKMAFGLHDLYGLLIGTSYHVPDAYLYFWIPLVFIAFLAISQTYTKMQPILETVRQIFYAVLYALITCILALYFMQASVLASRLYVVLFGVLALFNVYATRYALLKFLKGTNTFMKPVILIGAGKTAEQVLRSFERDLGYRYKVIGILDDNPVSQTLPQKFLLMGTLDNAAEIVHDSGVKTVIVTVPGMEKEKLQALLEHIQPYVRDIIFVPDLIGVPLYNVEAQTLFNEQIMMLSLRNNLARRRNRMFKRFFDIAVGGLLCVSILPILLVIAICITLDSKGSAFFNAQRIGKHGKTFTCYKFRSMHTNAGEILKEYLAAHSAAQEEWNTFAKLRDYDPRVTKVGRWIRKYSLDELPQILNVIKGDMSLVGPRPYLPREKEDIGEYLSTITLTVPGVTGFWQTSGRNDVSFAGRVAMDTWYVRNWSIWLDLMYLFKTAKIVLTGKGAY
- a CDS encoding GumC family protein translates to MEHNEDTIDLSRLFRVMGDHKTVVFGIVGACTLVALVISLILPKQYESTTLVQTRTATKVDISGAAAAMAALGFGGGSVSSPTMNYMELMKSRTVLEPIIDSLDFDSDERPDTKKFAKKYLDIKNTKGTNLIEVTALGDTPEEAQRISQAVVDNFLLMQTDKNQQTQSLLMQFLDDRISGTKKEAEEAEAKLAAFSREHKVYSPDDQAKAAIEQMAAFDKAISEVVVEAKSAQASLDVANEKLGEQKSASRAYSISDNTTVQKIRDQIVAKRVEIVGLEQKYTDLHPSVQQARKELEQLQRSLDAEVLATVESNATTLNPTQSQLLSKGALAAVNLAVATASESALKEQQAKKEAELGSFPDDVMDYMRLSRDSKVKNEVYLNLVKQYEQNKIQSAMESMDIQIIDPANLPDIEKPVAPRKKLITAIGFVVGVLLAMGYSLLAYRREA
- a CDS encoding polysaccharide biosynthesis/export family protein gives rise to the protein MIWKKSLAAISAVTIAGCVGIMAPSVYAAVDSSEKMDVPSNMPYRVVEGGDFQIATLKGDRLLDTYRLTKYDVLEIQIVGFSSFESSDSAKTNGLNNVVIGPDGYVQLPYAGSVKLAGLTLDEAKEVVSERLRQYLRFPDLSILVKSYGERKIYVMGEVQQPGIHELKVDTLNAYAAISSAGGFTKRGRSTKVQVLRVDGDTMYYKQINIKNYIKKHDLTQNVALQDGDIVYVPRSDGIKFNEDILPYINVWATYKALTD